In Danio rerio strain Tuebingen ecotype United States chromosome 9, GRCz12tu, whole genome shotgun sequence, the genomic window gtggaaacttagtctcgggaggtacgtattcgagcagtttttgtttacacGAATCTGCAAGAGGCTGCTGTGCGCCTCggacgcctctcgggagcgcgctcCGTTCGCGCCAgcactgttctcgcgtgaaaagccgccggaggccgctgtagaGCGACCGTCCGTCTGACTGACttgctgaatgactgaacgatcgacttcctcctcctccttccctaaacccaagcaacgatttgcaaaagctgtccagaaaaaaagcaaaagccctcgtctgattttgaccgcgttttcggatctcgccCCGTCGCGAACTCATTCgcttttatttatttggattcagtttttcatcttacctgatttctggaaccgctcttccccggactcgatcccggtcattGCCGTGGCCAGCTCCTCTTCCCTCCGGGTCTCCGCCGATGTAAccctgcgagctaagcggacaaactggttgaggcgggaaagccctccacacggaggcgagccgtcagccggcgagcgcaaagaggaggagcggaacagcgtcacactgccccgcagcgttcgctcgataaaaaataaaaaaaaacgtggccatacgtacctccgaccttgtaaattgcggtctccagaaacggggctacgtttccagaatgagcttgggttgattgaattgcactagagttggtttccccttttggtgtggttggtttgggcaggtgagaatgcagcaatcgtactcgagtgcgcaccaaaagcagaccaaataaccgtaccgagacctgcttgaagaggtgctctctgtacactttcaaacaaaccctgaattagttcgtttgtggtgagaatgtgatccgtactaaaacaggtccaaccgcaaaaagtactgcgcctattggactaattcagctgccgtaggccgatgcgctgtgcattatgggatatggaggaagaatatttgttgacagcgctttaccaacagagagagagagagagaggggaaaacattagctgatggatcgttggtaatgtttacgcaagatgagcatgtcgcagtttagctaaattaattcacgcctcctcctgaagtgacgagtgatgcattaaaacatttgttttccagccgcggccgcgcttgaTTCTTGAAATTtaaagtttgtctaaagcagggatacaatcagccagcgcagtcgtccctccagagtaaaaaacacattttgtgtctgccggtttgtttacttgtttgttgttggcattttcccgcacgtgaattctgaccaatcaataagcagtttaggaaatatgttcaacaacatctggccaatgagagatgtggatttggTCAtgtgactgcattttggttcgttttaactggttcagaccaaagccagcagtgtggtgtgaaaaccacccaaagacggcagaagatgcaacaatgatcatttattgcgcttggtccggaccaaatgaagtgaactacagatgtgaaagcacactAAATGTACCCTGTTCATACAGATCTGCAAAAAACACGATGTAACTGAACACAGCATGTCTGTGCATGGCCTGTGTTCTTCAGAAAATCTTTCGTATGCTACAGATTCTTCAGTTTTCCAGCGTCTTTGActttttgaatattatttaatgtattcctcatcatttttatatataatgtattccAGTTGGGCGTCGATGTGGTGAAGTGGGTAGGACAatcagctcacagcaagaaggttgcctcggctgggtcaattcagtgtttttgtgtggagtttgcatgttctccccatgttggcatgggtttcctccaggtgctccagtttcccccacagtccaaacacatgcgctataagggaattgggttggctaaaattgtccatagtgtataagtgcatgggtgtttcccagtgatggcttgcagctggaagtgcattcgctttgtaaaacatatgctggaatagttggcggttcattcccctgtggcgaacccagattattaaagggactaagccaaaaagaaaatgaatgaaatgcttTGAACTGCACCATGAAAATCCtcctaatgttcattcattcattttcttttcggcttagtccctttattaatctggggtcaccacaggggaatgaactgccaattattccagcatatgttttacgcagccaatgcccttccagctgcaacccatcactgggaaacacccatacacactcattcattaggaacaatttatcttacccaattccccaatagcgcatgtgtgggaaaccagagcaaccagaggaaacccacgccaacacagggagaacatgcaaactccacacagaaaagccaactgacccagccgaggctcgaaccagagaccttcttgctgttatgCTCCtaataaatatcatttattttgCACCCACACATCTTTGCATGGCTTCCTCACTTAGTTTTGGATGATTAGATGTGCATTTGGTTTTTAAGTGAGCTGTGAGTggatgtaaatgtgtgtttgtcaGGGACGTGTCCTCACATGCATCACAGCTGAAAATAATAGTGCTTATTAGCACAAATCTAATTGCATACAactcatgttcattcattcattcattttcttgtcggcttagtccctttattaatccggggttgccacagcggaatgaaccgccaacttatgcagcaagtttttacgcagcggatgcccttccagcagcaacccatctctgggaaacatccacacacactcatacactagagacaatttagcctaccaaattcacctgtaccgcatgtgtttggactgtgggggaaaccggagcacccggaggctgaggggaagggctagataaaCCTTgaaagagagatttttttcagtaccacactcgaaaccaaggggcaaacaagcacatgttttaatgcattcataACCACACTCGTGTTTCACCGTCATAAAAAATCCAGCTAGAGTAGAAGCCGCTAAATTTGCCGATCTATAATCTATAATCATAACTcgtgtacagcagtcccacaacattctgacacacGATGACTCTcgaatcccctgtcagaaaagtctagtggctgtgaatgagcttttacagtgtctgctgtaATATTAATGTTGTTTCGGTGTGTttgcatagatgaatatggccacggtgtaaatgcacagtatggTTACGAGCTTGTGGCCACATTAGATCGTAAGGAttacatgatatatgccttcagtgatctcAAGAAGATGAATACTGacaaataacacaactggagtaactacagcagtcgccatggttgatcttatatgaagcaagagattgtgatgacatGTGATCCTTTACCCTTGGtgttaagggccaaggggaaggagaAGGGGTACTAAAATATAACTGGGATTTGGCCTTACACACAATTCAAAGTTCTAAGAGAATGCTCGAACAATCATGTCCTGTTTGCCCAAATATGGTCATTAAGAACTTCTATTCTGGTGCAGCTCCGCCCCCTGCTGGAGAAGAAGAGGTGAGACAGGCTGAAAGGGTTTATATTCTTTTGCTGCAGGTAAAATGAGTAAGgggaagctgcaggcccggagacccaactgcacgctcagacctgcgcgcacagacctgcacttccagaccaGACAGTGCCCCCTGCTGTTGGGTTGGGTGAAGCGGCAGGtacggagacccaactgcacactcagaccagcactttctagcaagtagcaacatcagaaacgccagtaaggttattgattattaaagcgATTCCTGAAAATTATCAAGTTTTATGGCATAAATCAATGTGGTGTAAAATATTACACTAACAGAgaattatttcagtgtttgatttgatcaaaatttgtgtcaaaagagcattattttatgatatttacagcttgctcttattttatctattattgtaccattctgggacaattttctagcaatgttttctggcaaaataaaaagaaaaaaaactttaaagtaaaaatgttaaaataaaatgcagcctatAATTTATAGCAcaattattatttgtaacataTTTTAGTGCTGTATAGGTCTACTGTACGTATTTCTGTATTATCTATCTAAGAGTGCTACCTAAGACAATAACAGTAACACAATGACAGTTTATCAATTATTTACAAGTTATGTAATGattacaaacatgttttttggaaatcaaaatatcaATTAAATTTACATAGAATTTACAATATGAGCTCTATTAGGTGAaatcaaaacaaatttttttttattaaaagtgggTCTCTGCCAACACTAATACAGTGTACCAAAGACTGCAGATATTTCCAGTTTTTTTGCTCTAGAAATGAAAAATCTCCCCAATaagaatgtaaagcatttattttatatgttattttctacgtaaaaaaataattattaatccaattattatttttcaccatTTTTCCATGCATTGTTTGCAACTTGACTTGTAGGACCTTatgaaaaaatacacaaaaataaagttggttgTGAGAAAATTATCTAGAGTACTATAATTGTATGTGAAGAAATTTATTGTATATGAAGATAATATTCATTCCCTCAACTCAATACGAAACAGTGCTAAATCcataatgataaaaacaacaacaacaacaacaacaaatgtttgaaAATATTGAAGCAActgaacaatatatatttacaaatacaattaataaaaatacaatagaattattgtattaaatcaaaaatctagtacgtttattatttcatataataatctATTCAATCACAGCCtaatattttatagtagaaaaaatagtttaaattacaatttagaagcagctgaaatcaggttagtcgatcttttaaacagcaggtgCCACTGTgaaggtctggaagtgcaggtctagCCGTCTGAGCGAGCAGTTCTGAGCGTGcggttgggtctccgggcctgcagcttcatactATTGGGTAAAATGGTTTCAGTGTGAAAATATAGTGCCTTAAACTGAGCATATATGAACAATACCACAAATATTGTCAAAGCTATGGAACATTTTAAAGggattttgttgcatttttttgcaCAGTTCTTTTATTAGGTATATTTaaatacactgtggtcatatgTATGTAGTAGCAGGGTCTGCATTTGTATTGATCAGTATCTGTAAGCAGTCTAGAGCAATAAtctcatttcattatttatttattttttttttttgcctgcagTTAGGTTATATaggtatataatattttaaaagcgaCCTATTATGACCTGCAGGTGGAGCTacacattcatttattgattttctttcggtttagtcccttattcaccaggggtcgccacaggggaataaattgcaaactattccagcatatgttttacacagcagatgctcttccagctccaaccaagtactgggaaacacttgtgtgtgtgtgtgtgtgtgtgtgtgtatatatatatatatatagaagctGCATGTATCTTCTCATTCATACAGTGGTCTTCCTTGTTTGAGGGTTAAACCCATATTTTGGAGTGCTCTGCTTTGTCCAGTGAAGCCGGCGCAGCATATAggctggatctgtagtgacaaataaaaatTTGTGTTTAAGCCAGTACACTCGGCTAGTCACTCAGTATAtctaaatacataataaaaaagatGGTCTACACCAGGGGTTCTTAATGTCTACATTATAAGtgcaaatctgaatttttattaaGGTCAAATGTCCGCAACAATTGATATCACATAACTAAAATACTAAACATCCATCACATGCATCACAAGtcaacactatttattttttgaataccCTCGCAGTCTGGATCCGGACCGAAGTCCGAATTTTGAGAAGCCCTGGTCTACACATAAAATTAGCAATAAGTTAATTATCAGCAAAGGCTCAAATATCATAGCCACTGCATCTATATCTGTGTGTAATCAAAATATGTTTGTTATAAACGATGTACCTGTGCATTTCATTATTTTGTAGAAATTAACTTTGCCCTAATAATTTCAAGCTGAAACCTAAGAAAGCTCTTTTCTTCAGTTCTAGTCATATGGAAcgcctttagggcggagctatcagtccactTGGGCGGGGCTATCAGAAATTTTggatggggctatcagtcatttaaggcgagactattagtcatttagggcagagctataagTCCATTAGGGTGGgggtatcagtcatttaggacaggGGCTATCAGTAAATTTGGgtgaggctatcagtcatttaaggccgGACTATTAGTCATTTATGGCGTGGCTATCATTCATTCAGGGTAGtactgtcagtcatttagggcgtggctgtcagtcatttagggcgaagctataagtcatttagggtggggctaccaGTCATTTAGGACAGAgttgtcagtcatttagggcgtggctgtcagtcatttagggcggagctataagtcatttagggcagagctataactccattagggtggggctatcagtcatttaggacagagttatcagtcatttagggtgtggctaaaagtccattagggaggggctatcagtcatttaggacagagttatcagtcatttggggtgtggctatcagtaattttgggtggggctgtcagtcatttaaagccggactattagtcatttagggcgtggTTATCATTCATTCAGGGTGGgactgtcagtcatttagggcagagctatgtcatttagggtggggctaccagtcatttagggcagagctataagTCCATTAGGGTGGGgctgtcagtcatttaaggccggactattagtcatttagggcgtggctatcattCATTCAGGGTGGgactgtcagtcatttagggcagagctatgtcatttagggtggggctaccaGTCCTTTAGGGTGAAACTATAAATCCATTAGGGCGGGGCTACCAGTCATTTAGCAaagagctatcagtaatttagggtgagCTATACGTTTTTTAAAACTTGACATTTTTTCCAAACTAAAgcaagaggggcgtggctaagaatattgtggcggaagcatcaaactgacatcatcagagaaggagCCAATCCAAACTCAGAAGCAGACGCTCAAACTGAAGATTACAGTCTTATTGTAATGGACTAACTTGTACACATTATTCGCTCACCTAAAGAAGACCAATGTGcattagcaaaataaacattgtaaattttgatttcacacacacTTTGAAATCGGATAAAGGCACATACCTTCTACTGACAAAGAAAGTTGAGACTCTCCTCACAGTCTCTGGCCATCCAAACCCTTGTCTGCCTGTGCACGGCTCCACAGCGCAGGTTCACAGCAGGACATGAGGGTTGACCCGTCACCGGCCAGACCGTATGGTCCAGATCATCACCACTGATCCATCTCCAATCTCCTGCTAGGAAGCGCAGACCCGTCCACACATACTCAGTCTGAGCCTGGCTGATTCCCTGTAGAGCAGAGTTTACCCTGAGCTGTGAGCTCAGACTTGCCAGATCATTGTAATGCTGTCTACAGTGTTCCAGAGCTCCTTCCCAAGTCTTAGTTTCTGGCATCAGTACAGACTTGGTCATACAGAAGAATCtttgttttttattgcatttttcatCATGCATTTTCTTATGATCTTTGTGTAGAAAGGCACAGTCTTCATGTTGTCCATCTGGTTGTTCGCTATCCCAGTCGATTTGTGTCGCGATTTCATCTCTTGACCACTTCCAGACTCCGTATTCATTGTAGAGTCCGACCCAGGCGTCAGACGTTTGATTAACTGCATCATCCAGAAACTGCTGTTTCTCGCTGTCGTTGATGAAGGTGGAGAGGTCGTTATAGTTGGTTTGGCAGTGTTGTTTAGCATCACTCCATGATTTCTCATCATCCACAAAGAAATGTTGCTTGCTGAGAGCAGAGGAGAGCGTGTAGAGCTCTGTGAGGAGCAGCACAGCGAGTGTCGTCTTCATCTTCGGTCAGTGTTTTATTTTCAGTGCTCAGCTCAAGTTGAAGACTGAATTTACTCTCTCCGGACTCTCGCTTACTTAAACTCACTTGCAGCCAATCGCTGAAGAGGGTGACAGTGAGTCCAATCACAGcacacctttacacacagacacaacagTGGACAGGTAAATCTGGCATTAAGAACATTTGAGGAAGCACTGGCCAGTTTGAATATAGTCTCAGATTTGGTTCTCATAACAAACCAATACAAGTGGTGTTTTGTTTGACTATACCCTTCAAAATCACCATCACAATATATGTTCACCAAGTCACCATCTGACTTGCAGGTTGATTGTGTATTGCATATCTAAAGGGATAGTTTTTCCCaaatacaaaaatgcaaattaaatccGGCAAAGCAAATCGTGAAATCTTTATCTAGCCAAACCAGCTGGCAGAGATTTGCCTTTACAAGCAGTGGCGCAGAAAGaaaacatttactcaccatcCTCTGTGGTAGCCAGATCTACAGACACTGACCTGACAGACTCATCACATCTGAGTTCCCCAGGGCTCTATTTTGGCCTCGTTGTTGTTTTCCATTTACTGTATAAGCTCACTCTTGGATTGATTTTAGTAAATCCGGGCTGTATTTTTATTGGTACACATATGACACTGGACAAATGGACTGCCTCAAGGCCTTTTTGACAGAGGTGAAGGTCTGGGTGTCATCATATTCTTTAATACTTAATCAACCCATCTGATTTTGCAAATGTGGCCTTGGGTGAGATGACGGTATGTGCCAAACCATTATCTGTGTCAAATCATTTATTTCTGATGAGCCTAAAGTTTGACCATCAAATAAACTCAGTGTTAAGAACCTGCGTCTTCCAACTATGGTTACTTTCCAAAGCAACgtatggttgagtttagggttggggtaggtgtaaatgTAGATGTTCATAACTGTGAggcttgggtttagggttgaagtTGATGTAGatattaataactgtgagggttgggtttagggtaagtgtagacattaataactggattgattgggtttagggttggagtagatGTAGTCAATAATaattgtgagggttgggttttggGTAAGTGTAGACATTACTAACTggattggttgggtttagggtttgggtaagTGTAGATGTTCAtaactgtgaaggttgggtttagggtttgagTAGATGTAGACAATAATaattgtgagggttgggtttagggttttgATAGGTGTTGATggtaataactgatggttgggtttagggttggggtaggtgtagatgtttataactgtgaaggttgggtttaggttttaacTGCTTTGATTGGGTTGAGGATTGAGGTAGGTGTAGACATAATATctgttttggttgggtttaggtttggggtagatgtatatgttaataactgtgaggttTAGGTTTCAGGTAAggatagacattaataactgctTTGGTTGGCTTTAGTAATGGGGAAGgtgtagaccagtggtcaccaaacttgttcctggagggccggtgtcctgcagaatttagctccaaccctaattaaacacacctaaacaagcttatcaagctcttacttggtatacttgaaacatccaggcaggtgtgttgaggcaagatggagctaaaccctgcagggacaccagccctcaaggaccaggattggtgacccctgctgtagacattAATAATGGTGATTGTTGGGTTTAAACTTGGGGAagatgtagatgttaataactgtgagggttggtttAGGGTTTgtgtaggtgtagacattgaCATCTGTGAAGGTTGGGTTGAAGTTAGTCCTTTGAGCAAGAAACTGAACCCACAACAGCTCCTCGGGCTATGCAGCACTGCTCTGGGTGTGCTGTGTGTGCACGTGGATGGGTTAAATGCGAAGTACAAATTTCGAGTGTGGGTCACCATACTCGGCCACGTCACATCTTTCACATGCCAGATTCATTTCACAATCACATGACTACCAGATTCTGTAAAAACAGGAGGTAaagtactttttatttattattcaaagaTGTGAATATCAGACAAAAAGGAGTCccaaaaaacagaaatatttaatcATCGTCCATATCACTGTTTACGTTACATTACGTTACCAAGGCATTGACTGACACATTAGGATAGgttaggataaactttatttgtccccgagaggaaatttgtcttggggaAAAATGTGCTACAACATTGctctaaacagacagtaaaaataaatcaaactaaacagTTAAGAACAAACATTAGTATACCTCCAAGTCCCATTATCTGAGCTCTGCTTCTCATAGTTTTACCCACCATATTTGCTGATTATATCCTGTCCTAATATTTATATACTGATATTTATTTCCTGATTTTATCCTATCCTATCCGAACTTTGCAATTAGAAAATTATAAAACACATGCAAAGTGCCGAAAGCTGATTAATGGTGGGTGTTCTCTGTGCCTGATCAGCTTGTAATAAATTGGGTCTTatatttttaactcattttaatttgtttttaataatttttattgtctgcattttatgttcctaaacttgtcttgtttattcttgtttatgtaaagcactttaaattgccactgtgtatgaaatgtgctatataaataaacttgcctttgccttgccttgccctGCCATATCCTTTAATATTGCACCATCATACGCTTGTGatccctgatgtgtgtgtgtgttcagttcaattcaagttAATTTGTGAAGTGCTTTTCACAAATTAATAATTATCATTCCAAAGCATTAAGCCTCATGTGTTGTGGATGATTGGATGACTCTGCTGCTTTTTACAAGTGAAAGTTCTCCAAAGTTCAGCAGATTGCTACATTACACACACTAGGCAAATACACATCTGCTGTAAGATAATACATCAGCTATTTTCCTTGCAAACATTTCTATTCCTCCCTTGTTTTGTTTCAAAGGAAAACGATTtgctttgaatgaatgaatgaatgtaaatgatGTGCCATCACACCTGACATCACAAACGCAAACGCAAAGTCTCCAGTTTCCCATCAAACCAATAAAGATGTGTTGTGGTAGATCAGTCAGCGCACAACCAGAGTCTGGAAGAGTATCTTTATTGAACTTAGGCCTGTTGAATCTGCTTGATGTACAGACATACGGTGGAAGTCAGAAATAATAGccatcctgaattattagcccctcctgtAGATTTTACCCccatttctttttaacggagagcagatttgattatcacatttctgcacattatagttttaataactaatttttgccatgatgacagcacataatattagactagatattcttcaagacactagtattcagcttaaagtgacatgtaaaggcttcactagggtaatcagggtaaagttagggtaattaggcaaggcattgtataacagtggtttgttctggagacaatctaacagtaatattgctgaaggggcgaataatattgacctaaaaatggctttaaaacaattaaacccCAAAGAATGGAGAGGAACAATGAGGATGAATATTGCAGTGGCATTACAAGGACAAAGATTGGCTGCAGATTTAAAGAGATCAGGGCTGTTTTTGCATGCTTTATTAGAGAGGCGAGTAGCTGTTTGGATATTATATTTCTAACATAAAGTCTACATCATTACAGCATCTAAAAACATCTCCCATACATCAGCTATTGAAGTCGACAACTCTGTGGCATCAGTATGTTGCTGTCATTCACAGAACAACAAAATTCAttgaatttacacattttttaaggtaactggttgTAAACAGTTTAAATAGGCCTTAATTTGTATTTAAGCAAATCTAATTTAGTAATATTAatcttaatttgtttgtgtaaattcagcccatataaattgtttgcaaccacttaccttaaaaaacttGAGTGAATCCAGAGCATCTTTTGTTTCAGTGGTGTTTTCAATAAGCGACCTCTAGTGCTGAGACGTGCATAGTGCGCCCTTAAATTCCCATAGTGCATGTCTACATATAGGGAGTTTTGTTTCTTTGCACTTTTATTCTACTACAGTAATCTATAGTATAACTTGGAAAAACATTGATCATCATTCTGTAGATATTCATGCAGCGAGGGTCTTCATACATGGTTTGCATGCTTACTTTTTATTATAAGGCACTGTAATCATCTTCATAagagtgttgcatgcagaactgttgcaaactatttatttgttgaatttaaacaaacaaattaagtttaataatgtttaacttaatttgtttatattcaacaaaaataaattgtttactaccacttaacgtaaaaaattaagtaaatccaagaATTATCTCTGAAtatgtttttttcagtgtagtttgaacaaatacATACatcaaacatacactgtaaaaaatgtcggGTTACAcccaatcgatttgtgttgaggcaACATAAAGGAAGTTAacttattaagttaacttattagtttgtaCAAATTTGATtcgattaaacataaaacaattaagatgtcGCTTCAAAAACCTTAagacttgtgttgtttcagcttgttttatataggaacgtgtgtgtgtgtgtgtgtgtgtgtgtgtgtgtgtgtgtgtgtgtgtgtgtgtgtgtttgtgtgtgtgtgtgtgtgtagtatagtGAAAAGAAACAAACCATCAGAAAACATTTTATTAGAAATCACTGCGAGCATTATATTAATTCAACGTCTAATATAGATGCTTTAACGAGCAGATATTCTTTTGTTAAAGACTTTATAACTCTATAACTTTGTAAAACAATAAGTTGAAGCATGATGAACAGAGAAAAACTGACATCACACTTTATACTCTTTAATTACATTCaattacttttaattaaattaaatctctTCCTTTCAATGCTTTAGCAGCTGAAAATAattctacatttattaaataaaaacacatatacaACTTACATAACATTGAGTGATACTATTGTATACAAACAAAGTATGCTTCGATTAATTATACATTTTCTGCTTCATTTGATATTATTCAGCTGCTGAAATATTATCGTCAGttacatttataaaatttatatgATTCTAGTTTATATGATACTATTGtagatgtcattcattcattcctttttcctccggcttagtccctttattcatcaggggtcgccactatTAAACACATCACTTTTTACACTTCTTAACATCAAAACCTTTTGGAGGAAAAATCAAGACAccagaatgcattttcaaaagcataaatatatggaaaacaACATCAgtcaccaatatatatatatatatatatatatatatatgtgagcaatttcacactcgtagcagtgtgatatggctgtatatcggcactgatggGAGGCGTGCGTGACAGAGTGCCTTAGTGcacccaccagtgccgatatacagccatatcgcacagcTACGAGTGTGaaattgcgtttatacaacagtttgacggcataattgtgtatataaaaacaaaatcaaacatggagagtctcaaaaacccttttgtatgaggaactactttcttccgcgttggtttcaaatcataagctgacagttaaacagctgagcaagcatcttttacactgtagatctgtagtgtctgctttacgctggctgtatgtgggcggagtaatacacaaagggtaaagaggctgtacgagtgctgatattacttaaatatattacggctatcagccaatcagattcgagaacctgtatactgtttatatatacacatacacacacatacatatatataacctcttaaggcccaaggtgttttttacatgcatttttagtTCTCTTTGCTATTTCGGCTTTTTGGAACTTAATTAGTATAAAACCTAAGCATAATCTTTTgacatgatgtacttttagagaaaaa contains:
- the LOC137496418 gene encoding putative C-type lectin domain family 20 member A; this encodes MKTTLAVLLLTELYTLSSALSKQHFFVDDEKSWSDAKQHCQTNYNDLSTFINDSEKQQFLDDAVNQTSDAWVGLYNEYGVWKWSRDEIATQIDWDSEQPDGQHEDCAFLHKDHKKMHDEKCNKKQRFFCMTKSVLMPETKTWEGALEHCRQHYNDLASLSSQLRVNSALQGISQAQTEYVWTGLRFLAGDWRWISGDDLDHTVWPVTGQPSCPAVNLRCGAVHRQTRVWMARDCEESLNFLCQ